From Candidatus Nitricoxidivorans perseverans, the proteins below share one genomic window:
- the gpmA gene encoding 2,3-diphosphoglycerate-dependent phosphoglycerate mutase encodes MHKLVLLRHGESTWNKENRFTGWTDVGLTDKGLAEAEAAGRLLKQEGFAFDVAYTSVLRRAIKTLWTVLEEMNRMWIPVHHSWRLNERHYGALQGLDKAETAAKFGEDQVKVWRRSYDTPPPALEDGDARLEDGDPRYAGLAPGELPRTECLKDTVARFLPHWHEAIAPAVRSGKSVIIAAHGNSLRALIKYLDNVSDQEIVGLNVPTGRPLVYELDADLKPLRSYYLGDQDAIRAAMEAVANQGKARPA; translated from the coding sequence ATGCACAAGCTCGTCCTACTCCGTCACGGGGAATCCACCTGGAACAAAGAAAACCGCTTCACCGGCTGGACCGACGTCGGCCTCACCGACAAGGGCCTGGCCGAGGCCGAGGCTGCCGGCCGGCTTCTGAAACAGGAAGGCTTCGCCTTCGACGTCGCCTACACCTCGGTGCTCCGGCGCGCCATCAAGACCCTCTGGACCGTGCTCGAGGAAATGAACCGCATGTGGATCCCCGTCCACCATTCCTGGCGGCTCAACGAACGCCATTACGGCGCGTTGCAGGGGCTCGACAAGGCCGAAACGGCGGCTAAATTCGGTGAGGATCAGGTGAAGGTCTGGCGCCGCTCCTACGACACGCCGCCGCCCGCGCTGGAAGACGGCGATGCGCGCCTGGAAGACGGCGATCCGCGCTACGCCGGCCTTGCGCCCGGCGAGCTTCCCCGGACCGAATGCCTCAAGGACACCGTCGCCCGCTTCCTGCCCCACTGGCACGAGGCCATCGCGCCCGCAGTCCGGTCGGGGAAAAGCGTCATTATCGCCGCGCACGGCAACAGCCTGCGCGCCCTGATCAAGTACCTCGACAATGTTTCCGATCAGGAAATCGTCGGCCTCAACGTCCCGACCGGCCGGCCCCTTGTTTACGAGCTGGATGCAGACCTGAAGCCGCTCCGGAGCTACTACCTGGGCGACCAGGATGCGATCCGGGCAGCCATGGAGGCGGTGGCCAACCAGGGGAAAGCCAGGCCGGCGTGA
- a CDS encoding o-succinylbenzoate synthase, whose product MPRLRLHPYCLPLRRPWIAASATLSERRGWLVEAIDADGTVGWGDCAPLPSAGMTGEAQVRWALETALIDLEARRRGLPLARLLGAANLSVPVNAALGPLDEGCAERAADAVAQGFRTAKLKVGVAPMEEELARLRELGDGLRLRLDANRAWNEDEARRFLTAAANLPVEAIEEPLAEPTLDGLARLQAAVPFALAVDESMPALGAVALFASRAVRRLVLKPARVGGVLQALALARWAQAAGMDVVITSVVDSAIGVAAAAHLAAALGGPAHGLATGAWLAADVAAPLPVAGGFLTLPDAPGLGIAPG is encoded by the coding sequence TTGCCTCGCCTTCGACTTCACCCTTACTGCCTGCCACTGCGCCGCCCATGGATAGCCGCGTCCGCGACGCTTTCCGAGCGGCGCGGCTGGCTGGTCGAGGCCATCGACGCGGATGGTACCGTCGGCTGGGGCGACTGCGCGCCGCTGCCCAGCGCCGGCATGACGGGCGAGGCGCAGGTGCGCTGGGCGCTGGAAACGGCGCTCATCGACCTTGAGGCGCGGCGGCGCGGCCTGCCGCTGGCGCGACTCTTGGGGGCGGCGAATCTTTCCGTGCCGGTCAATGCCGCGCTCGGGCCGCTGGACGAAGGTTGCGCGGAGCGAGCCGCGGACGCCGTCGCACAGGGCTTTCGTACGGCCAAGCTCAAGGTCGGCGTCGCGCCGATGGAGGAAGAGCTGGCACGGTTGCGCGAACTGGGCGATGGTCTGCGTCTGCGGCTGGATGCCAACCGTGCCTGGAACGAGGACGAAGCGCGGCGCTTCCTGACGGCGGCGGCGAATCTGCCCGTGGAGGCAATCGAGGAGCCGCTGGCCGAACCCACACTCGACGGGCTGGCGCGGCTCCAGGCGGCGGTGCCCTTCGCGCTGGCGGTGGACGAATCGATGCCCGCGCTGGGCGCCGTGGCGCTGTTCGCCTCCCGCGCCGTGCGCCGCCTGGTGCTCAAGCCCGCGCGCGTCGGCGGCGTGCTCCAAGCGCTGGCCCTGGCGCGGTGGGCACAGGCGGCCGGCATGGACGTGGTGATCACATCGGTCGTCGATTCGGCCATCGGCGTCGCAGCGGCCGCCCATCTCGCCGCCGCGCTCGGCGGGCCGGCGCATGGACTGGCGACGGGCGCATGGCTTGCCGCCGACGTGGCGGCCCCGCTGCCCGTCGCCGGCGGTTTCCTGACACTACCCGACGCGCCCGGCCTGGGGATTGCGCCCGGTTGA
- a CDS encoding rhodanese-like domain-containing protein, producing the protein MIEFLQQNIVWAGLAAVSGGMLVWQTFRGGGSNISVAEATLLLNREDAVVVDVRETHEWSTGHIPNARHIALGQFGKRISELDKFKTRPVIIVCASGNRSSSACGALKRAGFEKVFNLSGGINAWTGANLPVTTKS; encoded by the coding sequence ATGATTGAATTCCTTCAGCAAAATATTGTATGGGCCGGCCTGGCCGCGGTCAGCGGCGGCATGCTGGTCTGGCAGACTTTCCGCGGCGGCGGCAGCAACATTTCGGTGGCGGAGGCCACGCTCCTGCTCAACCGCGAGGACGCCGTCGTGGTGGATGTGCGCGAAACTCACGAATGGTCGACCGGCCACATTCCCAATGCCCGGCATATCGCCCTGGGCCAATTCGGCAAGCGTATTTCGGAACTCGATAAGTTCAAGACCCGGCCGGTGATCATCGTCTGCGCCAGCGGCAACCGGTCCTCGTCGGCCTGCGGCGCGCTGAAGCGGGCCGGCTTCGAGAAGGTGTTCAACCTGTCCGGCGGCATCAATGCCTGGACCGGTGCCAATCTGCCCGTCACCACCAAGTCATAG
- a CDS encoding SH3 domain-containing protein codes for MARRLALLLALLPWSAGSAHALDYLSVAEVAVMYDAPSQKARPLFAIARGTPVEAVVRLDAWIKVRDAGGDLAWIEKRLLSESRTVMVRVERAQVRAQPDDKAPVVFEAEKNVLADLMEAGPAGWARVRHRDGQQGFVKAAQVWGL; via the coding sequence ATGGCCCGCCGACTCGCGCTGCTGCTGGCGTTGTTGCCGTGGTCGGCGGGTTCCGCCCATGCTCTCGATTACCTGTCGGTCGCCGAAGTCGCGGTGATGTACGACGCGCCATCGCAGAAAGCCCGGCCCCTGTTCGCCATCGCCCGCGGGACGCCGGTCGAGGCCGTGGTGAGGCTCGATGCCTGGATCAAGGTGCGCGATGCCGGCGGCGACCTGGCCTGGATTGAAAAACGCCTGCTTTCCGAAAGCCGGACCGTGATGGTGCGCGTGGAGCGCGCCCAGGTTCGCGCCCAGCCGGATGACAAGGCGCCGGTCGTTTTCGAGGCCGAGAAGAACGTCCTCGCGGACCTGATGGAAGCGGGCCCCGCCGGCTGGGCTCGCGTCCGGCACCGAGATGGCCAGCAGGGTTTCGTGAAGGCCGCCCAGGTCTGGGGGCTCTAG
- a CDS encoding peptidoglycan DD-metalloendopeptidase family protein, with protein sequence MKFALVALVVALPVLASAAPAAKKAQLQEQRSEVRERIEALRQDLARSEASKVSVADRLKETESAISGANRRLRRLAESRASTSAEITRLEEQVRQIDGQIARQQGHLSGLLRAHYTRGDHNMEGDPLRMLLAGRNPNRTAIDYHFLKLLSRAKADLIADLRASATEKERLTGAAREKNAELAAIEATQQQERAVLLDRQKQRQALLARVADRIKAQRREIGVLQRDEKRLASLIEGLKRIAAAKPKPVKPGKPSDKAAPAIRNERIPDPAQASGAFAALKGRLRLPVKGEVAGRFGAPRPEGGITWKGLFIRAAEGAEVHAVAAGRVVFSDWLRGFGNLMIVDHDDDFLSVYGNNQSLLRQAGETVRAGEALATVGNSGGNPESGLYFELRHQGQPFDPMKWADMR encoded by the coding sequence GTGAAATTCGCGCTCGTGGCGCTGGTCGTGGCCTTGCCGGTTCTGGCGTCGGCCGCTCCCGCCGCGAAGAAGGCGCAGCTCCAGGAACAGCGCAGCGAGGTCCGGGAGCGCATCGAGGCATTGCGTCAAGACCTCGCCAGGAGCGAGGCATCCAAGGTCTCCGTCGCCGACCGCCTCAAGGAAACCGAGTCGGCGATCTCCGGCGCCAATCGCCGGCTGCGCCGGCTTGCTGAGTCCCGCGCCTCCACCTCGGCCGAAATCACCCGTCTGGAAGAGCAGGTCCGCCAGATTGATGGGCAGATCGCCAGGCAGCAAGGCCATCTTTCCGGCCTGCTCCGCGCCCACTACACACGTGGCGACCACAACATGGAGGGCGACCCCCTGCGCATGCTGCTGGCCGGCCGCAACCCCAATCGAACGGCGATCGACTACCACTTCCTCAAGCTGCTGTCCCGGGCCAAGGCCGACCTGATCGCCGACCTGCGCGCATCAGCGACAGAGAAGGAGCGCCTGACGGGTGCGGCGCGCGAGAAGAATGCCGAGCTGGCCGCCATTGAAGCAACGCAGCAGCAGGAACGCGCCGTCCTGCTCGACCGGCAGAAACAGCGCCAGGCGCTGCTGGCCAGGGTCGCCGACCGGATCAAGGCCCAGCGACGCGAAATCGGCGTCCTGCAACGGGACGAAAAGCGCTTGGCCAGCCTGATCGAGGGCCTGAAGCGAATCGCGGCGGCAAAACCCAAGCCCGTGAAGCCCGGAAAGCCTTCCGACAAGGCCGCGCCAGCCATAAGAAACGAGCGCATCCCCGACCCAGCCCAGGCCAGCGGCGCCTTTGCCGCCCTGAAGGGCAGGCTGCGCCTGCCGGTCAAGGGAGAGGTCGCCGGTCGTTTCGGCGCCCCGCGCCCGGAAGGCGGCATCACATGGAAGGGGTTGTTCATCCGGGCAGCCGAGGGCGCCGAAGTCCATGCCGTGGCGGCGGGGCGCGTCGTCTTTTCCGACTGGCTGCGCGGCTTCGGCAATCTGATGATCGTGGACCACGACGACGACTTCCTCTCGGTCTATGGCAACAACCAGTCGCTGCTGCGCCAGGCCGGCGAAACCGTCCGGGCCGGAGAGGCGCTGGCGACGGTCGGCAACAGCGGCGGCAACCCGGAATCGGGTTTATACTTTGAACTCAGGCATCAGGGGCAACCCTTCGACCCCATGAAATGGGCGGATATGCGCTAG
- the secB gene encoding protein-export chaperone SecB, whose product MTTAPQPVFSIEKIYVKDLSLELPNAPQCFLEREAAGIEVQMQTSGTPVGEGIFDVVLTVTVTARIGEKTQFLVEAAQAGIFQIRNIPEDELEPIVAVACPNILFPYVRETVSDCVSRAGFPPVILAPVNFESIYQQRQATQSPQDREIPIQ is encoded by the coding sequence ATGACAACCGCCCCACAGCCCGTTTTCTCCATCGAGAAGATCTACGTCAAGGATCTTTCCCTCGAACTGCCCAATGCCCCCCAGTGCTTCCTGGAACGGGAGGCCGCCGGAATTGAAGTGCAGATGCAGACGTCCGGCACGCCCGTCGGCGAGGGCATTTTCGATGTCGTGCTGACCGTGACGGTGACGGCCAGGATCGGCGAAAAGACCCAGTTCCTCGTGGAAGCGGCCCAGGCCGGCATCTTCCAGATCCGCAACATTCCGGAAGACGAACTGGAACCGATCGTCGCCGTGGCCTGCCCGAACATCCTGTTCCCCTATGTGCGGGAAACGGTTTCCGACTGCGTCAGCCGCGCCGGATTCCCGCCCGTGATCCTGGCGCCGGTCAACTTCGAATCCATTTACCAGCAGCGCCAGGCGACCCAGTCCCCGCAGGATCGCGAGATCCCCATCCAGTGA
- the grxC gene encoding glutaredoxin 3: MSRIVMYATATCPYCVRAEQLLNRKGVTGIEKIRVDLEPERREEMLAKSNGKRTVPQIFIGDFHVGGCDDLHELDRQGKLDPLLAA, translated from the coding sequence ATGTCCAGGATCGTCATGTACGCAACCGCCACCTGCCCCTACTGCGTTCGCGCCGAGCAGCTGCTGAACCGCAAGGGAGTGACCGGGATCGAGAAGATTCGCGTCGATCTCGAGCCGGAGCGCCGTGAGGAAATGCTGGCAAAGTCCAACGGCAAGCGCACGGTGCCGCAGATATTCATCGGCGATTTCCACGTCGGCGGCTGCGACGACCTGCACGAACTCGACCGCCAGGGCAAGCTCGACCCGCTGCTGGCGGCGTAG
- a CDS encoding S41 family peptidase — MRSKLQKVGFVFIGLVAGILVSVHYSAVAQKEVAGPLPIEELRAFADVFNAVKQGYVEPIEDKKLITHAISGMLSNLDPHSSYLDADAFKDLQVSTQGEFGGLGIEVGMEDGLVKVISPIEDTPAYRAGVKAGDLIFKLDDTPVKGMTLNDAVKRMRGKPKTSIKLTILRKGESKPLEITIMRDKIKVQSVKSKVVEPGYGYLRVTQFQEETAADVARHMDKLFKDKDGKPEALKGLVLDLRNDPGGLLHGAIGVAAAFLPPKVLVTSTDGRTDDARRKYTASTEDYLRGHKDDFLRNLPAGAKTVPMIVLVNGGSASASEIVAGALQDHKRAVVMGTQTFGKGSVQTVLPLSNNTAIKLTTARYYTPNGRSIQAKGIEPDILVEETINGGTRERLREADLDRHLENDKAPAKEAEKPAAKSPAKNGKGGSGKGGAHEDVEDTSKPAFEIASKSDYQLGQAMNLLKAWQVIQKR; from the coding sequence ATGCGCAGCAAGTTGCAAAAGGTCGGTTTCGTCTTCATCGGTCTCGTCGCCGGCATCCTCGTCAGCGTCCACTATTCCGCCGTCGCGCAGAAGGAAGTGGCCGGGCCCCTGCCGATCGAGGAACTGCGCGCCTTCGCCGACGTCTTCAACGCCGTCAAGCAGGGCTATGTCGAACCCATCGAGGACAAGAAGCTGATCACCCACGCGATCAGCGGCATGCTCTCGAACCTCGATCCCCACTCGTCCTACCTGGACGCCGATGCCTTCAAGGATCTCCAGGTCAGCACGCAGGGCGAGTTCGGCGGCCTGGGAATAGAAGTGGGCATGGAGGACGGCCTGGTCAAGGTGATTTCGCCTATCGAGGACACGCCCGCCTATCGGGCGGGCGTCAAGGCCGGCGACCTGATCTTCAAGCTCGACGACACGCCCGTGAAGGGCATGACGCTCAACGATGCCGTGAAGCGCATGCGCGGCAAGCCCAAGACATCGATCAAGCTCACCATCCTGCGCAAGGGAGAATCCAAGCCGCTGGAAATCACGATCATGCGTGACAAGATCAAGGTCCAGAGCGTCAAGTCGAAGGTGGTGGAGCCCGGCTACGGCTACCTGCGCGTCACCCAGTTCCAGGAAGAAACCGCCGCCGATGTCGCCCGGCACATGGATAAGCTGTTCAAGGACAAGGACGGCAAACCTGAAGCGCTGAAGGGGCTGGTGCTCGACCTGCGCAACGATCCGGGCGGCCTGCTGCACGGCGCCATCGGCGTCGCCGCAGCCTTCCTGCCGCCCAAGGTGCTGGTCACCTCCACCGATGGCCGCACCGACGACGCGCGGCGCAAGTACACCGCCAGCACCGAGGACTACCTGCGCGGCCACAAGGACGACTTCCTCAGGAACCTGCCGGCCGGCGCCAAGACGGTGCCGATGATCGTGCTGGTCAATGGCGGTTCGGCCTCGGCCTCGGAGATCGTCGCCGGCGCCCTGCAGGATCACAAGCGAGCGGTGGTGATGGGCACGCAGACTTTCGGCAAGGGTTCCGTGCAGACCGTCCTGCCGCTATCCAACAACACGGCCATCAAGCTGACGACGGCGCGCTACTACACGCCGAACGGCCGCTCCATCCAGGCCAAGGGCATCGAACCGGACATCCTGGTGGAGGAAACCATCAACGGCGGGACGCGCGAGCGTCTGCGCGAGGCCGATCTCGACCGCCATCTGGAAAACGACAAGGCGCCGGCCAAGGAAGCCGAAAAGCCGGCTGCCAAGTCCCCGGCGAAGAACGGCAAGGGCGGCAGTGGCAAGGGCGGCGCCCATGAAGACGTGGAAGACACGTCCAAGCCGGCCTTCGAGATCGCCTCGAAGAGCGACTATCAGCTCGGCCAGGCCATGAACCTGCTGAAGGCCTGGCAGGTCATCCAGAAGAGATAA
- a CDS encoding metalloregulator ArsR/SmtB family transcription factor has protein sequence MDRSVIQELIDKGEQIETAARALKAISHPLRLKILCVVSGEEVCVQDIVDAVGTSQSNISQHLGILRDKGVLQTRKDANRVYYRVADQRTLQLIVMMREIFCGAH, from the coding sequence ATGGACAGGAGCGTCATTCAGGAACTGATCGACAAGGGAGAGCAGATCGAAACCGCGGCTCGTGCGCTGAAGGCGATCTCGCACCCGCTGCGCCTGAAAATCCTGTGCGTCGTGAGCGGCGAGGAGGTCTGCGTGCAGGATATCGTCGATGCCGTCGGTACCTCGCAGAGCAACATTTCCCAGCACCTGGGCATCCTGCGCGACAAGGGCGTCCTACAGACGCGCAAGGACGCCAATCGCGTGTACTATCGCGTCGCCGATCAGCGCACCCTGCAGCTGATCGTGATGATGCGCGAAATCTTTTGCGGCGCACATTGA
- the moeB gene encoding molybdopterin-synthase adenylyltransferase MoeB, with product MNDKQLLRYSRHILLPQIDVEGQEKLLAARALVVGAGGLGSPAAYYLASAGVGTIVLADGDRVDLTNLQRQILHHTGSIDTPKAESGQATLVRINPECRVLPLVERLKGGRLEEEVAAADVVLDCSDNFATRHAINRACVRFGKPLVSGAAVRFDGQVAVFDSRQAGAPCYHCLFPEAEDAEEIRCATMGVFAPLTGIIGTVQAAEALKLLIGCGESLAGRLLLLDGLSMVWRSIAVPHDPACGVCGDRG from the coding sequence TTGAACGACAAACAACTTCTCCGCTACAGCCGCCACATCCTCCTGCCCCAAATCGATGTCGAGGGTCAGGAAAAGCTGTTGGCGGCGCGGGCGCTGGTGGTCGGCGCCGGCGGCCTCGGCTCGCCGGCGGCCTATTACCTCGCTTCGGCCGGCGTCGGCACGATCGTCCTGGCCGATGGCGACCGGGTCGACCTCACCAACCTGCAACGCCAGATCCTCCACCATACCGGCTCGATCGACACGCCCAAGGCCGAATCCGGCCAGGCGACGCTCGTCCGCATCAACCCGGAATGCCGCGTGCTACCGCTCGTCGAGCGGCTGAAGGGCGGCCGGCTCGAAGAGGAAGTCGCCGCCGCCGACGTGGTGCTCGACTGCTCGGACAACTTCGCCACCCGCCACGCTATCAACCGCGCTTGCGTCAGGTTCGGCAAACCGCTGGTTTCCGGCGCGGCGGTCCGCTTCGACGGGCAGGTCGCCGTATTCGACAGCCGCCAGGCCGGGGCGCCCTGCTACCACTGCCTGTTTCCGGAAGCCGAGGACGCCGAGGAGATCCGCTGCGCCACGATGGGTGTCTTCGCGCCGCTGACCGGCATCATCGGCACCGTACAGGCCGCCGAGGCGCTCAAGCTCCTGATCGGCTGCGGCGAGAGCCTCGCCGGCCGGCTGCTGCTGCTGGATGGACTCTCGATGGTGTGGCGCAGCATCGCCGTACCGCACGATCCCGCATGCGGCGTCTGCGGTGACCGCGGTTGA
- a CDS encoding NAD(P)-dependent glycerol-3-phosphate dehydrogenase, whose product MRIAVLGAGAWGTALAIAFAPRHRVALWAFEPGHADAIRAARENVRFLPGHALPADVSLESEIPAALAGADLAIVATPVVGLRPTLATVARQAPSLPALWVCKGLEAGTGLLPHQVAAEVFGRARCGAMTGPSFAEEVARGLPTAITLASRDADFARDMAQALNTPRLRLYANDDIVGAEVGGAVKNVLAIATGICDGLGLGLNARAALMTRGLAEITRFGVALGAKRETFMGLAGMGDLILTCTGDLSRNRRVGLALAAGTSLEAVTRELGHVAEGVMTAREVSRRAAGLGVEMPITDAVCEVIEGRLRAAEAVERLMGRDPKPEQ is encoded by the coding sequence GTGAGGATCGCCGTTCTGGGGGCGGGCGCCTGGGGCACGGCGCTGGCCATCGCCTTTGCCCCGCGTCACCGGGTCGCGCTGTGGGCCTTTGAGCCGGGCCATGCCGACGCGATCCGCGCCGCGCGCGAGAACGTCCGCTTCCTGCCGGGGCACGCCCTGCCCGCGGATGTTTCCCTCGAATCCGAGATTCCGGCCGCCCTGGCCGGCGCCGACCTGGCGATCGTCGCCACGCCGGTCGTCGGCCTGCGGCCCACGCTGGCCACCGTCGCGCGGCAAGCGCCCTCGCTGCCGGCACTGTGGGTCTGCAAGGGACTGGAGGCCGGCACCGGCCTGCTGCCGCACCAGGTCGCGGCGGAAGTATTCGGGCGGGCGCGCTGCGGGGCGATGACCGGGCCGAGCTTCGCCGAGGAGGTGGCCCGCGGCCTGCCCACCGCGATCACGCTCGCCTCGCGGGACGCGGACTTCGCCCGCGACATGGCGCAGGCGCTCAACACGCCGCGCCTACGCCTCTACGCCAACGACGACATCGTCGGCGCGGAGGTCGGCGGCGCCGTCAAGAACGTGCTGGCCATCGCCACCGGCATCTGCGACGGACTCGGACTCGGCCTCAACGCCCGCGCCGCGCTGATGACGCGCGGCCTGGCCGAGATCACCCGCTTCGGCGTCGCGCTCGGCGCGAAGCGCGAGACCTTCATGGGTCTGGCCGGCATGGGCGACCTCATCCTCACCTGCACGGGCGACCTCTCCCGCAATCGGCGCGTCGGGCTGGCGCTGGCCGCCGGCACGTCGCTCGAAGCCGTCACACGGGAACTCGGCCACGTGGCCGAGGGCGTCATGACCGCCCGCGAGGTATCGCGCCGGGCCGCCGGTCTCGGCGTCGAAATGCCGATTACGGATGCCGTGTGCGAGGTCATCGAGGGCCGTCTCCGGGCGGCCGAGGCGGTGGAGCGCCTCATGGGTCGCGATCCGAAGCCGGAGCAGTAG
- a CDS encoding AMP-binding protein encodes MLPLPAWLRRADPDASALILPNRRFSYGEARALAARPGLTMPEGGAGAITLNLLAAGLSGGTVFPLPPGLAPERRTQMIAQARALDSRPSALIIATSGSEGAPRGVRLSWRAVAAAARMSAAALGLKPGDVWLDCLPLHHIGGAMIPYRCWHAGAAALIHEGFDAEAVRRDLHDRRVTHVSLVPPMLARLVEDGPPPSALRVALVGGAALSSPLLENALRLGWPVFPSYGMTETCAMTVLRGRPLPGVRVRVAASGVLEIATPARMSGYLGGPDAGEWIATRDLVRIDTAGIVHIEGRADDMLVSAGVNVHPLDVESRLSACPGVREAGVAGLADPVWGDVIAAAWEGEAGEADVETWCRQQMPDACRPRRFLRVTLLPRTPGGKLDRRALAEMVATR; translated from the coding sequence ATGCTGCCGCTCCCCGCCTGGCTCCGGCGCGCCGATCCCGACGCGTCCGCCCTGATCCTGCCCAACCGCCGCTTCAGCTACGGCGAGGCGCGGGCGCTGGCCGCGCGGCCGGGACTGACGATGCCGGAGGGCGGGGCCGGGGCCATCACGCTGAACTTGCTCGCGGCCGGACTCTCCGGCGGCACGGTCTTTCCGCTACCGCCGGGGCTGGCGCCCGAGCGCCGGACGCAGATGATCGCCCAGGCCCGAGCGCTGGATTCGCGCCCTTCGGCACTCATCATCGCCACCAGCGGTTCGGAAGGCGCGCCCCGGGGCGTGAGGCTTTCCTGGCGGGCGGTGGCCGCCGCCGCCCGCATGAGCGCCGCCGCTCTCGGCCTCAAGCCCGGTGACGTCTGGCTCGACTGCCTGCCGCTCCACCATATCGGCGGCGCGATGATCCCCTACCGCTGCTGGCACGCCGGCGCCGCGGCGCTGATCCACGAGGGCTTCGATGCTGAGGCGGTGCGGCGCGACCTTCATGACCGTCGTGTCACCCACGTTTCGCTGGTGCCGCCGATGCTGGCCCGGCTCGTCGAGGACGGCCCGCCGCCGTCCGCCCTGCGCGTCGCGCTTGTGGGCGGCGCGGCACTTTCCAGCCCCCTGCTCGAGAATGCGTTGCGGCTCGGCTGGCCGGTCTTTCCCTCCTATGGCATGACGGAAACCTGCGCCATGACCGTCCTGCGGGGCCGGCCGTTACCGGGCGTGCGCGTGCGGGTGGCGGCATCGGGCGTGCTCGAGATCGCCACGCCCGCAAGGATGAGCGGATATCTCGGCGGGCCGGACGCCGGCGAGTGGATCGCGACACGCGACCTCGTCCGCATCGATACGGCGGGCATCGTCCATATCGAGGGCCGCGCCGACGACATGCTAGTGTCCGCCGGCGTCAATGTGCATCCGCTCGACGTCGAGTCGCGCCTTTCCGCCTGCCCCGGCGTACGCGAGGCGGGGGTGGCCGGTCTTGCGGATCCCGTCTGGGGCGACGTGATCGCCGCCGCCTGGGAGGGCGAGGCCGGAGAGGCGGACGTGGAAACCTGGTGCCGGCAGCAGATGCCGGACGCCTGCCGCCCGCGCCGCTTCCTGCGCGTGACGCTCCTGCCGCGCACGCCAGGCGGCAAGCTCGACCGCCGGGCGCTGGCGGAAATGGTGGCCACACGATGA